Proteins from a genomic interval of Plasmodium reichenowi strain SY57 chromosome 13, whole genome shotgun sequence:
- a CDS encoding TCP-1/cpn60 chaperonin family, putative, with amino-acid sequence MAEVAKNKNTEKLNRNEKQNDVRLTNILAAKAVADVTRTSLGPKGMDKMIEDGKGGVIITNDGATILKEMAVAHPTAKMIVELSKAQDVEAGDGTTSVVVMCGSFLNVCKSLLDKNIHCQKISESFFEASLKSEEILREMSIPIDLNDKNMLIQNAITSLNSKVVSYNSSLLAPIAVDVILKITDINKDTNVDLNNVRIVKKLGGTIEDTEIVDGLIFTGNKISKKAQGLKNLTQAKIGLIQFCLSLPKTDMDNTVVVKDYNSMDRLLREERLIIGKMIKKIASTGCNLLIIQKSILRDAVNDLALDFLAKAKIMVIKDIDREDIEFISKTCNCIPVASLDYFTSDKLGYAENVTTESVGYGEIVKITGVESKNTISVLLRASNNLMLDEAERSLHDALCVVRSLIKEKAVLPGGAAPEMELSQKLYQWANTLKGSKQICVKAFSDALELIPYTLAENAGLSPLHIVTELRNKHAEGHKYHGINIRTGTISNMIDENVIQPLLVTSTAIKLATETVMMILKIDDTVICR; translated from the exons ATGGCAGAAGTAGCAA AGAATAAAAACAcagaaaaattaaatagAAATGAAAAGCAAAACGATGTGAGGctaacaaatatattagcAGCAAAGGCCGTTGCTGATGTCACAAGAACGAGCTTAGGGCCTAAGGGGATGGATAAGATG ATTGAAGATGGTAAAGGGGGCGTTATTATAACTAATGATGGAGCTAcaattttaaaagaaatggCTGTAGCCCACCCAACAGCGAAAATGATTGTTGAGCTGAGTAAAGCTCAAGATGTAGAGGCAGGTGACGGCACTACATCCGTTGTAGTAATGTGTGGTTCGTTTTTAAATGTATGCAAATCATTattagataaaaatatacattgTCAGAAAATATCTGAAAGTTTTTTTGAAGCTTCATTAAAAAGTGAAGAAATATTAAGAGAAATGTCTATACCTATAgatttaaatgataaaaatatgttaattCAAAATGCAATAACATCATTAAATTCAAAGGTTGTATCTTATAATTCATCTTTATTGGCACCAATTGCTGTTGATgtcatattaaaaattacaGACATTAACAAAGATACAAATGTGGACTTAAATAATGTACGaattgtaaaaaaattagGAGGTACTATTGAAGATACCGAAATTGTAGATGGATTAATTTTTACaggaaataaaataagtaAAAAAGCCCAAGGTCTAAAGAATTTAACTCAAGCAAAAATTGGATTAATTCAATTTTGCTTATCATTGCCTAAAACAGATATGGACAATACGGTTGTAGTAAAAGATTATAATAGTATGGATAGATTATTAAGAGAAGAACGTTTAATTATTGgtaaaatgataaaaaaaatagcTAGCACAGGAtgtaatttattaataatacaaaaaagtATATTACGTGATGCTGTAAATGATTTAGCATTGGACTTTTTAGCAAAAGCTAAAATTATGgttataaaagatatagaTAGAGAAGATATTGAATTTATATCCAAAACATGTAATTGTATTCCAGTAGCTAGCTTGGATTATTTTACATCCGATAAACTGGGATATGCTGAAAATGTCACAACTGAATCAGTAGGATATGGAGAAATAGTAAAAATAACAGGAGTAGAGTCAAAAAACACTATATCAGTTTTATTACGAGCttcaaataatttaatgTTAGATGAAGCAGAAAGATCATTACATGATGCATTATGTGTAGTACGAAGTTTGATTAAGGAAAAAGCTGTATTACCAGGTGGTGCAGCACCTGAAATGGAATTATCTCAAAAGTTGTATCAATGGGCTAATACATTAAAGGGATCAAAGCAAATATGTGTAAAAGCATTTTCTGATGCCTTAGAATTAATTCCTTATACATTAGCAGAAAACGCAGGTTTATCACCACTTCATATTGTTACAGAATTGAGAAATAAACATGCAGAAGGTCATAAATATCATGGTATTAATATCAGAACTGGTACCATTTCTAATATGATTGATGAAAATGTCATACAACCTTTATTAGTTACATCAACAGCAATTAAATTGGCAACCGAAACAGTTATGATGATTCTTAAAATTGATGACACAGTTATTTGTagataa
- a CDS encoding pyrroline-5-carboxylate reductase, putative: MENIKLGFMGLGQMGSALAHGIANANIIKKENLFYYGPTKKNSTLNYMSSNEELARHCDIIVCAVKPDIAGSVLNNIKPYLSSKLLISICGGLNIGKLEEMVGSENKIVWVMPNTPCLVGEGSFIYCSNKNVNSTDKKYVNDIFNSCGIIHEIKEKDMDIATAISGCGPAYVYLFIESLIDAGVKNGLSRELSKNLVLQTIKGSVEMVKKSDQPVQQLKDNIVSPGGITAVGLYSLEKNSFKYTVMNAVEAACEKSKAMGSK; the protein is encoded by the exons atggaaaatataaaattag GCTTTATGGGTCTTGGTCAAATGGGATCTGCATTAGCCCATGGAATAGCAAATGCAAATATCATAAAGAAggaaaatttattttactATGGACCaactaaaaaaaatagtaCCTTGAATTATATGAGTTCCAATGAAGAA CTTGCACGTCATTGTGATATAATTGTATGTGCCGTAAAACCCGATATAGCTGGTTCtgtattaaataatattaag CCCTACTTATCATCCAAATTGTTAATATCAATATGCGGTGGATTAAACATTGGAAAATTGGAAGAg ATGGTAGGAAGTGAAAACAAAATCGTGTGGGTTATGCCCAATACACCATGTTTAGTAGGTGAAGGATCTTTCATATATTGTTCcaataaaaatgtaaacTCTACggataaaaaatatgtgaatgatatttttaattcatGTGGAATTATCCatgaaataaaagaaaaggatATGGATATAGCAACAGCTATTTCTGGTTGTGGACCTGcatatgtttatttatttatcgAAAGCTTAATTGATGCTGGAGTAAAAAATGGATTATCTAGAGAATTATCAAAAAACTTAGTTTTACAAACAATTAAAGGTTCAGTTGAAATGGTCAAAAAATCAGATCAACCTGTTCAACAACTAAAAGATAACATTGTTTCACCTGGGGGAATAACAGCTGTAGGATTATATTCATTggaaaaaaattcttttaaatatacaG taaTGAATGCTGTTGAAGCTGCTTGCGAAAAATCAAAAGCCATGGGTagtaaataa
- a CDS encoding hypothetical protein (conserved Plasmodium protein, unknown function), which translates to MPKFNFFPHVNFLAYIKKISIRYNPCGTYNDNCRKLIHLIENKQKKDKFLNLDYKLELIDYNDEPLIEIEMQNSKIFKFNPENYDLMEIQRVIDNEQQQLHHSFMKNNLLENNEDSFRL; encoded by the exons atgCCAAAATTTAACTTTTTTCCCCATGTCAATTTTCTGGcatacataaaaaaaattagtaTAAGGTATAATCCGTGTGGAacatataatgataattgTAGAAAATTGATTCATCTTATTgaaaataaacaaaaaaaagacaaaTTCCTTAATCTGGATTACAAATTAGAGTTAATTGA TTATAATGATGAACCATTAATTGAAATTGAAATGCAAAATTCCAAAATTTTCAA GTTTAATCCAGAGAATTATGATTTGATGGAAATACAACGAGTAATTGACAACGAACAACAGCAAC TACATCATAGTTTCATGaagaataatttattaGAAAACAATGAAGACTCCTTTAGgctttaa
- a CDS encoding U3 snoRNA-associated small subunit rRNA processing protein, putative, with amino-acid sequence MGVEKNISMSLKLSEVFCTDENNIKEYNKGKNNNLDIIENVQDYKEKSKQILNKYKITEFNKKIKSDQNIYEKKNKSIEDEYINNNRDNRVNNGNIKEEHQDENIYTEKNYKNIIPSKESNLLIANGTTGIIVHNGIMCLSMKGIQPFIITSVKNSFCVYDPHKLRKAFLSEYFLEDIKNLYSTNNFVYVIFNRQVYKINDNGNKKVFSDHHKYNIINILITLDYLLTYSAKEIIIWNDNNDRNDFTQSDTNSELSDNEENNDEKHVKKDNNTKGNPNSINKNNYTNDNDRNLDSNKNDPSNNKSNVKNNHKKNNIQENMPKKSDYFYKSINLFDNASNVEIKSVIHPEGYKNKVIITTNENKIYLYNINKEKIIYEYKAINILCLNEEKYIKIISPTLKNEELCIITSSNELYILDIEKDQIVYTKNIHMNDDFVSCVSFYTYQFDDEMNYIILIGTENGKLLMINLKNNQYFIRRDVHDYVKTILVSGQGYIYTCGYDNKIHLLNINKNNFTLDIIKTRNSCIGIVNNIKYLDDENHKLIVSANMENTKEGNLFIISPHNPEQNKDFSFNKKLNILNTTIIDFDININRHYDWNNILICFENSDRIYLASSYKKTISNEYLILPNSYSNKRQNKEKVNNEPFLKNEENVEEDNNSDLENEEYKIYNEYETYQMLHLKKQKYATSVLISSCGHIGIVGYNDGEIHSFNIQSTTYRNEYKLNKYSISSKAHINGNILKLYLYGINYFVSASSSKEDTCLRVWNIYTSDLIYVYNIKNEYTNSVEDIHIVSFYHYNILTAVCLSNNHTLILDIEQKCITRKFHFAFLVTNIIFSKDNRLIFFALQNNTLLIYDIISNTFVDYLLFKNSVTSMVYDDIYLYTAHKNCYNFVYSFTNKNLFNKYNYYVSDYKSFHAIPIEVFSDTEDEKSYNIMNIKDLINMNQQSEDNLNNNINEKLSKHDEPINENEKNDYVNIMETYTSSENQINKNLITLSGFNISKIAYLIFLDKIKDKCKVEENVKRNDEIPFFLTTKLDKNIEYKDDKEEQFLQNVTNNLENKTSEQESQQKDEQQENQESNVESKEIVKSKHIGKNSKIQIPSSKLQEILSKNEESYIKVLKYFKSLSPSGIHYNILCLSTKEELENMMNFFIYHVKTNDNVDLIQAYLFIFLKAHGKKIMKSKEKKLKNTTKVLLHEIQGCWSNINFLFENIIFFIKFLTNIQLE; translated from the exons atgGGTGTagagaaaaatatttcgATGTCACTAAAACTTAGTGAAGTGTTTTGTActgatgaaaataatattaaagaatacaataagggaaaaaataacaatttAGATATAATAGAAAATGTACAAGActataaagaaaaatcCAAGCAGATattgaataaatataaaattactgaatttaataaaaaaataaaaagtgatcaaaatatatacgaaaaaaaaaataaaagtatagaggatgaatatataaataataatcgTGATAATCGTGTAAATAatggaaatataaaagaagaacatcaagatgaaaatatatatactgAGAAAAACtataaaaacattattCCATCCAAAGAAagtaatttattaatagCCAATGGAACTACAGGTATAATTGTACACAATGGTATAATGTGTTTATCTATGAAAGGTATTCAAccatttattattactagcgtaaaaaattcattttgTGTATATGATCCTCACAAATTAAGGAAAGCATTTCTTTcagaatattttttagaagatataaaaaactTATATAGTACAAACAATTTCGTCTATGTAATATTTAACAGACAggtatataaaataaatgataatggAAATAAGAAAGTTTTTTCTGAtcatcataaatataatattattaatatattaattactttggattatttattaacatACAGTGCAAAggaaataattatatggaatgataataatgatagaAATGATTTTACTCAAAGTGACACGAATAGCGAATTATCCGATAATGAAGAGAATAACGATGAGAAACATGTtaaaaaggataataaTACTAAGGGGAACCCTAATTCtataaataagaataattatacaaatgataatgatagAAATCTTgatagtaataaaaatgatcctagtaataacaaaagtaatgttaaaaataatcataaaaaaaacaatattcAAGAAAATATGCCGAAAAAAAgtgattatttttataaatcaATCAATTTATTTGATAATGCATCGAATGTTGAAATTAAAAGTGTTATTCATCCAGAAggttataaaaataaagttaTTATAACTACCAAcgaaaataaaatatatttatataatattaataaggaaaaaataatttatgaatataaagcaataaatattttatgcctaaatgaagaaaaatatattaaaataatatcgccaacattaaaaaatgaagaacTTTGTATTATTACATCATCcaatgaattatatatactagatattgaaaaagatcaaattgtatataccaaaaatatacatatgaatGATGACTTTGTTAGTTGTGTTAGtttttatacatatcaATTCGATGATGaaatgaattatattatattaataggAACAGAAAATGGCAAACTACTTATGAttaatttgaaaaataatcaatattttataagGAGGGATGTACATGATTATGTAAAAACTATATTGGTATCAGGTCaaggatatatatatacatgcggatatgataataaaattcatttattgaatataaataaaaataattttacattagatattataaaaactAGAAATAGTTGTATTGGAATAgttaataatatcaaaTATTTAGATGATGAAAATCATAAATTAATTGTCTCAGCAAATATGGAGAATACAAAAGAAggtaatttatttattataagtCCTCATAATCCTGAACAAAATAAGGATTTctcatttaataaaaaacttaatattttaaatactACCATAATAGATTttgatattaatataaatagaCATTATGACTggaataatattttaatttgttttgAAAATTCAGATCGTATATATTTAGCATCatcttataaaaaaacaatatctaatgaatatttaatattaccTAATTcatattcaaataaaagacaaaataaagaaaaggTGAATAATGAAccatttttaaaaaatgaagaaaatgtagaagaagataataattctgatttagaaaatgaagaatataaaatatataatgaatatgaaACTTATCAAATGcttcatttaaaaaagcAAAAATATGCAACCTCTGTATTAATATCATCATGCGGACATATAGGTATTGTTGGATATAATGATGGAGAAATTcattcttttaatatacaaTCTACAACATATagaaatgaatataaattaaataaatattcaatTTCATCTAAAGCTCATATAAATggtaatatattaaaattatatttatatggaattaattattttgtatcTGCTTCCAGTTCTAAGGAAGATACATGTTTAAGAGTatggaatatatatacaagcgatttaatttatgtttataatataaaaaatgaatatacTAATTCAGTAGAGGATATTCATATTGTCtcattttatcattataatatacttACTGCTGTTTGCCTCTCAAATAATCATACCTTAATTTTAGACATTGAACAAAAATGTATTACAAGAAAATTCCATTTTGCATTTCTCGTAActaatataatttttagTAAAGATAATAGGTTAATTTTCTTTGcattacaaaataatacattattgatatatgatattatttCAAATACATTTGTagattatttattatttaaaaattcgGTTACGTCCATGGTATATGatgatatttatttatatacagCACACAAAAattgttataattttgtatataGTTTTACTaacaaaaatttatttaataaatataattattatgttaGTGATTATAAATCTTTTCATGCTATACCAATAGAAGTATTCTCCGATACTGAAGATGAAAAAAGTTAcaatataatgaatataaaagatttaattaatatgaATCAACAAAGTGAAGATAACCttaacaataatattaatgaaaaattatcaaAACATGACGAACcaataaatgaaaatgaaaaaaatgattatgtaaatataatggAAACGTATACTTCAAGTGAAAAccaaattaataaaaatttaataacCTTATCAGgttttaatatatcaaaaattGCATACCTTATTTTCcttgataaaataaaggaCAAGTGTAAGGTAGAAGAAAATGTTAAAAGAAATGATGAAATTCCATTTTTCCTTACCACAAAATtggataaaaatattgaatatAAAGATGATAAAGAAGAACAATTCTTGCAGAATGTCACAAATAATTtggaaaataaaacaagTGAACAAGAATCCCAACAGAAAGATGAACAACAAGAAAATCAAGAGAGTAATGTTGAAAGTAAAGAAATTGTAAAAAGTAAGCACATAGGAAAGAATAGTAAAATTCAAATACCATCATCAAAATTGCAAGAAATACTGTCCAAAAATGAAGAATCCTATATAA AGGTTTTGAAATACTTCAAAAGTCTATCTCCTTCCGGGatacattataatatattgtgCTTAAGTACAAAAGAAGAG ttggaaaatatgatgaattttttcatttacCATGTTAAGACAAATGATAATGTTGATTTAATCCAGgcatatttatttatatttttaaag GCACATggtaaaaaaattatgaaatccaaagaaaagaaattaaagAATACTACAAAGGTATTACTTCATGAAATTCAAGGATGTTGGTCTAACATCaactttttatttgaaaatataattttttttattaaatttttaacAAATATACAATTAGAATAA